In one window of Candidatus Obscuribacterales bacterium DNA:
- a CDS encoding methyltransferase domain-containing protein: protein QVMVPLILQWIHPNSVVDVGCGDGSWLSVFQAEGVNDILGLDGDYVQPDTLQIPQDRFIATDLSQPLQLERRFDLALSLEVAEHLSEESADRFVESLVQLSDVILFSAAIPHQGGTHHVNEQWPDYWIQRFQSHNYLVLDILRDRLWEDPAVQPWYAQNSFIFVKGDRLSAYPHLEAIAPDHPKAIVHPTIYLQKCIDSSPPPADEPPEPWASPILQLLDVTLDPAELHCGDRVTITIHYQLKASLESALFTISLSDASGHIYLDTEIIINPLPTDITVPHTLDLHIERLDLAQGIYFINPGIFSPDWEATYAFQWHQYPLEIQSSPSQKGLLHPPLHWSSDQPLPMDSL, encoded by the coding sequence TCAAGTCATGGTGCCGTTAATCTTGCAATGGATTCATCCTAATAGTGTGGTTGATGTGGGCTGCGGGGATGGATCCTGGCTATCGGTGTTTCAAGCTGAGGGGGTGAACGATATCTTGGGTCTTGATGGCGACTATGTTCAGCCAGATACGTTACAAATTCCTCAAGACCGCTTCATCGCCACCGATTTAAGCCAACCCCTGCAGCTTGAACGCAGGTTTGACCTGGCTCTGTCCCTAGAGGTGGCTGAGCATTTGTCCGAGGAGAGCGCCGATCGCTTTGTGGAATCCCTGGTTCAACTCAGTGATGTGATTCTATTTTCAGCAGCCATTCCCCACCAGGGCGGCACCCATCATGTCAACGAACAATGGCCAGACTATTGGATTCAGCGCTTCCAGTCCCATAATTATCTGGTTTTAGATATTCTGCGCGATCGCCTTTGGGAGGATCCGGCCGTGCAGCCTTGGTACGCCCAAAATAGTTTCATATTTGTCAAAGGCGATCGCCTTTCTGCCTATCCTCACCTAGAAGCGATCGCCCCAGATCATCCAAAAGCGATCGTCCATCCAACTATCTATCTACAAAAATGTATCGACTCATCACCTCCACCCGCAGACGAGCCCCCTGAACCATGGGCATCTCCTATTCTTCAGCTTCTGGATGTGACCTTGGATCCTGCGGAACTCCATTGTGGCGATCGTGTGACGATTACCATTCACTATCAACTGAAAGCGTCCCTAGAGTCTGCTCTGTTTACCATCAGTCTCAGTGATGCATCAGGTCACATTTATCTAGATACAGAAATCATCATCAACCCATTGCCGACAGACATCACCGTTCCGCATACCCTAGATTTACATATTGAACGACTAGATCTAGCACAAGGAATTTACTTTATTAATCCCGGCATTTTTTCGCCAGACTGGGAAGCAACCTATGCTTTTCAGTGGCATCAGTATCCCTTAGAGATTCAGTCTTCTCCTTCTCAAAAAGGACTCCTCCATCCGCCTCTACACTGGTCATCCGATCAACCGTTGCCTATGGACTCACTATGA